In one Kluyveromyces marxianus DMKU3-1042 DNA, complete genome, chromosome 4 genomic region, the following are encoded:
- the UTP9 gene encoding Utp9p, whose translation MVESGYSGGDFITSFSPGANFFAFQSNRSQKNSIELYPLQDINNLQITSSQVHQIDYENYDLLVSEVKLLTWCNNNIPTENNAKTRSVKRRGNEEIQSERTEQYFVNVFPKGKIVVYSSNGKEIINIIQNKKDILGIDSNEDVIWILDDEKTVKRFNYTTSKPLQTFHLTDGKNDDIINFQLLRFPNKLLLAITTEEVIYIIDPSKKRPSTFAKIENFGSISCTVYDEDHVVIADVSKVILYSLSEKKSIMEWNIECEKVKVHDDTIVVLDVSGNIKVLSAKSEEPLASVKVENSEILDFELKEDSIVLAWIDVNEPKFEVISKSQLEEKKEFAFNSTSPIDTVSEITEETVNKDKPESNRKVSKKEQNETAQMLISALVDSDSNPVHILDLLLQPAWTDHNIHLFVRDDVNADIVNKLFDVLAKHISANPASTGQASTWLKWLLTLRRSQIKSINSNTNKLTKRLRSSLRTSAESLPTLLSIQGKLEMLAGQSLLRKQFASMDVNQETSSDVQNGEQDDDAEAGFLFENGEADELDDQSQELQN comes from the coding sequence ATGGTTGAATCTGGTTATTCAGGCGGTGATTTCATCACTAGTTTCTCTCCGGGGGctaatttttttgcatttCAATCCAATAGGTCTCAAAAGAACTCTATTGAATTGTATCCATTGCAAGATATCAATAACCTTCAAATCACAAGTTCTCAAGTTCATCAGATTGACTATGAGAATTATGATTTGCTGGTTTCTGAAGTCAAGCTGCTTACCTGGTGTAACAATAACATACCTACAGAGAATAACGCTAAAACTAGAAGtgtaaaaagaagaggtaaCGAAGAGATACAAAGTGAAAGAACGGAACAGTACTTTGTAAATGTATTCCCTAAGGGTAAAATTGTGGTATACTCTTCAAATGGTAAAGAAATTATAAACATTATccaaaacaagaaagacaTTCTTGGCATTGATTCTAATGAAGATGTAATCTGGATTTTGGATGATGAGAAAACGGTTAAAAGGTTCAATTATACTACTTCAAAACCATTGCAAACTTTTCATTTGACGGATGGGAAAAATGACGATATTATAAACTTTCAATTGTTGAGGTTCCCTAACAAGCTACTCTTGGCCATAACAACTGAAGAGGTCATCTACATTATAGATccatcaaagaagagacCTTCTACGTTTGCTAAGATTGAAAACTTTGGCTCCATATCCTGTACTGTATATGATGAAGACCATGTTGTGATTGCCGATGTTTCGAAGGTTATTCTTTACTCTTTGtcagagaagaaatccATCATGGAATGGAATATTGAGTGCGAGAAAGTCAAAGTCCACGATGACACAATTGTAGTATTGGATGTATCAGGAAATATCAAAGTTTTATCAGCAAAATCTGAAGAACCATTGGCTTCCGTTAAGGTCGAAAACTCTGAAATTTTAGATTTCGAATTAAAAGAGGATAGTATAGTTTTGGCTTGGATTGACGTTAATGAACCTAAGTTCGAAGTGATATCAAAGTCACAActagaggaaaagaaagaattcgCCTTTAACTCAACGAGTCCCATAGATACGGTGTCAGAGATTACAGAAGAAACTGTAAATAAAGATAAACCAGAGTCGAACAGAAAGGTTTcgaaaaaagaacaaaatgaGACAGCCCAAATGCTTATTTCAGCTCTTGTTGATTCCGATTCAAATCCAGTCCATATACTAGACCTGTTATTACAGCCAGCATGGACGGATCACAACATTCATTTGTTTGTCAGAGATGATGTGAATGCAGATATCGTCAATAAACTATTTGACGTCCTTGCGAAACATATATCAGCAAATCCAGCTTCTACCGGACAGGCATCAACATGGCTAAAATGGTTATTAACACTTCGTAGATCTCAAATCAAGAGCATAAACTCCAACACAAACAAGCTCACAAAGCGTCTAAGGTCTTCTTTAAGGACAAGCGCTGAGTCTCTTCCAACCCTTCTATCTATTCAAGGTAAACTTGAAATGCTAGCAGGTCAATCCTTATTAAGAAAGCAGTTTGCAAGTATGGACG
- the NMD5 gene encoding Nmd5p: MDVHLLFQCFEGTLNQSGQIRHEAEQKLKELSKTPGFLGACLDILSNGEVPESIKISASLYLKNKIYYGWSKRSGSSNELLNIEVDADEKPVVKDMLINTLVQCAHTSPNCVRMLQPALTTIVGEEFPAGRWNNLLEESFKLLASNDIDSAFIGLLALSEIFRTFRWSTNDERQNLERLIAQHFDDLLAYANQLIYHPGAVDDNKIGNMVKLIVKIYKFITYHDFPFTLQAPERFIPWANFHVAIIELPFSQNFLDSVDKDSRKNYQWVKAKKWAYSNMLRIFQRYASESLTRKFSYDDFKQMYLKDFMPNLLQLYFHQIEEWGTNKLWLSDECVYNILNYIEHSLTQKASWLLVKPHYNVILQHIVFPILCPDSETLETFENDPREYIHRHLETWNDDYSPDVAAVSLLVTAVQKRSKTTLEPTLTFVTESLNAIKAASSGFQSLPLEQAVKVESCLRIVTNIIDRLTSPKSPYSKAMEEFLHAFVFPLFNSNYGFLRARVCEICSKLSEYEFTKESSIPIIYEGVMHCFNDESGFLPVKLLAAFALQSFVQNTTFQESLSTIVVPTMQSLLQLSNEFESDVISGVIREFVEQFSKELQPFSVELTNNLVQQFLKLAIELNDASRADVNAFSGGDLPDESDKEMAALGILSTIISILLSFENSTDIIESLEHSFYPAAEFILKNDMEDFYHEVCEFIENSTFLLRRVSSISWKVLELIGECNRKEGSMVAFYLEDFMMAISNYLIYGKDELKQNQFYTNILFEIFQTATANGNEDNDLDEMCVIFEFAQKMILAFGDKIPENYLSTFLETTCKGIEVEKESLKTHLNYGVNSFNVLLASIVYYPSQTLQYLHHKNLLTTFLEIWIQTFLPKFTRVIDIKLSIMAILSLLTQVPTQEFHALQIEPVYSKLGPMLVELFQKFPAALKALQDKRQEFSSDAFSKFDGFDDEWNDYEDDDEDAVDEAEEYLKFLNGQADGLKLVRESGEFLDQDDMDELEEDPLSGSVIDDINVYELFQHTFTRLQQNESEKYQHFLSSMSPEEQQTFFNTLNAQ, translated from the coding sequence ATGGACGTGCATTTACTGTTTCAGTGCTTTGAGGGAACTCTCAACCAGTCTGGTCAGATCAGACATGAAGCTGAACAGAAACTAAAGGAGTTAAGTAAGACTCCTGGATTTTTGGGGGCATGTTTGGATATTCTATCCAATGGAGAAGTTCCTGAAAGCATAAAAATATCTGCATCACTAtacttgaagaacaagataTACTATGGTTGGTCTAAAAGATCTGGTAGTTCTAATGAACTCTTGAATATTGAAGTAGACGCTGACGAGAAGCCAGTTGTCAAAGATATGCTTATTAATACATTGGTTCAGTGTGCACATACGAGTCCCAATTGTGTTAGAATGTTACAACCTGCTTTGACAACTATTGTTGGTGAAGAGTTTCCCGCCGGCAGATGGAATAATTTGTTGGAAGAATCGTTCAAATTGTTAGCTTCAAACGATATTGATTCTGCCTTTATAGGTTTATTGGCGTTGTCGGAAATATTTAGAACTTTCAGGTGGTCAACCAACGATGAAAGACAAAACTTAGAGCGTTTAATTGCCCAGCACTTCGATGATTTGTTGGCGTATGCAAATCAACTAATCTACCATCCAGGAGCTGTAGACGATAATAAAATCGGTAATATGGTCAAGCTTATTGTTAAAATCTACAAATTCATTACTTATCACGATTTCCCTTTCACTTTGCAAGCCCCCGAAAGATTTATTCCATGGGCAAACTTCCACGTAGCTATTATTGAACTACCGTTCTCTCAGAATTTCTTGGATTCCGTTGACAAAGATTCGCGCAAGAATTACCAGTGGGTTAAGGCGAAGAAATGGGCATACTCAAACATGTTAAGAATTTTCCAGCGTTATGCTTCTGAATCATTGACCAGAAAGTTTTCTTACGATGACTTTAAGCAAATGTACTTGAAGGATTTCATGCCTAATCTATTGCAACTATACTTCCatcaaattgaagaatggGGAACTAACAAACTTTGGTTAAGCGATGAGTGTGTTTACAACATATTAAACTATATTGAACATTCATTGACTCAAAAAGCTAGTTGGTTGTTGGTAAAGCCACATTACAATGtcattcttcaacataTAGTGTTCCCAATTTTGTGCCCTGATTCGGAAACTCTTGAAACCTTCGAAAATGACCCTAGAGAATATATTCACCGTCATTTAGAAACATGGAATGATGACTATTCGCCTGATGTGGCAGCTGTTTCGTTGTTAGTTACCGCAGTACAAAAACGTTCTAAGACTACTCTTGAACCTACTCTGACTTTTGTGACAGAATCATTGAATGCTATTAAAGCTGCCTCTTCAGGTTTCCAATCATTACCACTTGAACAAGCAGTGAAAGTCGAGTCCTGTTTAAGAATTGTTACCAATATCATTGATAGACTAACATCACCTAAGTCTCCATACTCAAAAGCAATGGAAGAATTCTTACATGCTTTTGTCTTTCCCTTATTTAATTCAAACTATGGTTTCCTACGCGCAAGAGTTTGTGAAATATGTTCTAAACTATCAGAATACGAATTCACTAAGGAATCATCCATTCCAATCATATATGAGGGAGTTATGCATTGCTTTAATGACGAATCAGGCTTTCTTCCTGTTAAGCTTTTAGCAGCATTTGCATTACAATCTTTCGTTCAAAATACTACTTTCCAAGAATCTTTGTCAACCATCGTTGTTCCAACCATGCAGTCTTTATTGCAACTTTCAAATGAGTTTGAGTCAGACGTTATCTCAGGAGTCATTAGAGAATTTGTCGAGCAGTTTTCGAAAGAATTGCAACCTTTTAGTGTTGAGTTGACCAATAATTTAGTTCAACAATTTTTAAAGCTTGCAATTGAACTAAATGACGCGTCTAGAGCAGATGTGAACGCGTTCTCCGGGGGTGATCTGCCTGATGAATCTGATAAAGAGATGGCAGCATTAGGTATACTTTCAACCATCATCTCTATATTACTTTCATTCGAAAATTCGACTGATATTATTGAAAGTTTGGAGCATTCTTTTTACCCTGCTGCAGAATTCATCTTAAAGAATGATATGGAGGACTTCTACCATGAAGTTTGTGAATTTATAGAAAACTCAACATTTTTGTTACGGAGAGTTTCCTCgatttcttggaaagtCTTGGAATTGATAGGAGAATgcaacagaaaagaaggtagTATGGTTGCCTTCTATTTGGAAGACTTTATGATGGCTATTTCCAACTACTTGATATATGGTAAAGATGAgttgaaacaaaatcaatttTACACAAACATTTTATTTGAAATTTTCCAGACTGCCACCGCTAATGGTAACGAGGATAACGATCTCGATGAGATGTGTgtcatttttgaatttgctCAAAAGATGATTTTGGCGTTCGGAGATAAGATTCCTGAGAATTATTTAAGCACGTTCTTAGAAACTACTTGTAAGGGGATAGAAGTAGAGAAAGAGAGCTTGAAAACTCATTTGAATTATGGTGTCAATTCCTTTAACGTTTTATTGGCATCAATTGTGTATTACCCATCTCAAACTTTACAATACTTACATCACAAAAATCTATTGACCACATTTTTAGAAATATGGATTCAAACTTTTTTGCCAAAGTTCACGAGAGTTATCGATATCAAACTTTCAATTATGGCTATCTTGTCGTTACTAACTCAGGTCCCAACTCAAGAATTCCATGCATTACAAATTGAACCTGTTTACTCAAAGTTAGGCCCTATGTTGGTTGAGCTATTCCAAAAATTCCCAGCTGCATTGAAGGCGCTCCAAGATAAACGCCAAGAATTTTCATCAGACGCCTTCTCCAAATTCGACGGTTTTGACGACGAATGGAACGAttatgaagatgacgacgaAGATGCCGTCGATGAGGCCGAAGAGTATctaaagtttttgaatggTCAAGCGGATGGGCTGAAATTAGTCCGTGAATCTGGTGAATTCTTAGACCAAGATGATATGGATgagcttgaagaagatccacTTTCTGGATCTGTCATTGACGATATAAATGTCTATGAGCTTTTCCAACATACGTTTACCAGATTGCAACAAAATGAATCTGAAAAATACCAACACTTCCTTTCTAGCATGTCACCAGAAGAGCAACAAACCTTCTTTAATACCCTTAACGCTCAATAA
- the MDM31 gene encoding Mdm31p — MFRASRLGSAAANVTSGLTLNHFACRPRLFNWCTVGCISYQYRPYARIHLRHYSNSKDPDSRERGHHQQQQQQQQQQQQLEQGKKKQPLHPPFRFITERDRLLAQATSILQRLRINLKWTLTRSMRPFNTDDISAVVSWVLVSNVLLIFLFTTTFLSLAIYLLNTVFAQEYLATKVGNFLTKNSALSVVFESAIVPDWSSGKISFNRVFVSRRPKLPYGVTKGSQQEAVERAKLALSERLLVSREDFDDGNYTQFDLTIDQVEISVSLSKWINGKGFLDEVTINGLRGVVDRTHVFWKENDDARNYLNVHQPGDFEISKFVMNDVLFTLYQPNGFRPFLVSIFNCELPQLRKHWLFFDFLNADNISGSYDNSMFTIHKKYKERDVNTKAESDNASGSGSTGSTSHHSPWHKVTQMRVDNLNIDHLNAGIEGPFGWITSGQVDMIGDLLLPENDIDASQISEILTVVRDTILKEARRHSDIIPVDIPEPKDIDVKQYFIMDFFLKLHNVKAEVPLFSTDLSYINNALIRPIVGYINSRRTYIPIRCRVVKNLNDFSGAWTIYDSRLMDDLSAEVYDAFADYVADDERINLRMKRVGFWTLQLIIQVVLMSLGAIA; from the coding sequence ATGTTTCGAGCTTCCAGACTGGGATCTGCAGCTGCAAATGTTACGTCAGGCCTCACATTAAATCACTTTGCATGCAGGCCTCGGCTCTTCAATTGGTGCACCGTGGGATGCATCTCGTATCAATATAGACCATATGCCAGAATCCATCTGCGACATTACTCGAATTCGAAGGATCCCGATAGTAGGGAACGAGgacatcatcaacaacaacagcaacagcagcagcagcagcagcagttaGAACAAGGTAAAAAGAAGCAGCCACTACACCCACCCTTCCGGTTCATCACAGAACGTGATAGATTATTGGCACAGGCAACTAGTATACTACAGCGTTTGCGGATTAATCTGAAATGGACGTTGACAAGATCTATGAGACCATTCAACACGGACGATATCAGTGCGGTTGTCAGCTGGGTCCTTGTAAGCAACGTGCTCTTGATATTCCTATTCACCACGACTTTTTTATCATTGGCAATATACCTCTTGAATACGGTGTTTGCACAGGAGTACTTGGCCACCAAAGTTGGTAACTTTTTGACCAAGAATAGTGCACTATCCGTTGTCTTTGAGAGTGCCATCGTTCCAGACTGGTCCTCGGGTAAAATATCATTCAATAGAGTATTCGTCTCAAGGAGACCTAAACTCCCCTACGGTGTCACTAAAGGTTCTCAACAGGAAGCTGTTGAGCGGGCCAAATTGGCACTAAGCGAGCGTTTACTAGTGAGCAGAGAAGACTTTGACGATGGTAATTATACGCAATTTGATCTTACGATCGACCAAGTAGAAATATCAGTGTCTCTAAGCAAGTGGATTAATGGGAAAGGGTTCTTGGATGAAGTCACGATTAATGGTTTACGCGGTGTTGTGGATAGAACTCATgtcttttggaaagaaaatgatgatgctAGAAACTATCTGAATGTACACCAACCTGgtgattttgaaatttccAAGTTTGTCATGAATGATGTATTGTTCACTTTGTACCAACCGAATGGTTTCAGGCCATTTTTGGTTAGCATATTCAATTGTGAACTTCCTCAATTGAGAAAGCACTGGCTTTTCTTCGATTTCTTGAACGCAGATAACATCAGTGGATCCTATGATAATTCGATGTTCACGATTCATaagaaatacaaagaaCGCGATGTTAATACGAAAGCAGAATCGGATAATGCTTCAGGATCTGGATCCACTGGATCGACTTCACACCATTCCCCTTGGCATAAAGTTACTCAGATGCGTGTAGATAATCTCAATATTGACCATCTAAATGCAGGAATAGAGGGTCCATTTGGTTGGATCACCAGTGGTCAAGTTGATATGATTGGAGACCTACTGCTACCTGAAAACGATATCGATGCATCTCAAATCTCAGAGATTCTAACAGTCGTAAGAGACACCatcttgaaagaagcaCGCCGACACTCAGATATTATTCCCGTTGATATCCCAGAGCCTAAGGACATCGACGTGAAGCAATATTTCATTATGGATTTCTTTCTAAAATTGCACAATGTCAAGGCAGAAGTCCCATTGTTTAGCACCGACCTATCATATATTAACAATGCTTTGATTAGACCAATTGTTGGCTACATTAactcaagaagaacataTATCCCTATCAGGTGTCGGGTAGTCAAAAATTTGAATGACTTCTCAGGAGCTTGGACAATCTATGATAGTAGGTTAATGGATGATTTAAGTGCTGAGGTATATGATGCCTTCGCGGATTACGTTGCTGACGATGAACGAATCAACTTACGGATGAAAAGGGTCGGGTTTTGGACACTGCAACTCATAATACAAGTGGTTTTGATGAGTTTGGGCGCTATTGCctga
- the EGD2 gene encoding Egd2p: MSEIPQGSNVSIFSKNEKKAKEQILKLGLKPVPGISRVTFKKKDNQIFAIDRPEVYKSQGGNYVVFGEAKIDDFPQRLAKAQEAAQAEGVLPAGQDAVSKDPQSIQADMQAAADNAGKEAPADDDDEEVDESDLKADDIEIVMQQANVTRAKAAKALKAHNGDIVNAIMSLSD, translated from the coding sequence ATGTCTGAAATTCCTCAAGGTTCCAACGTTTCTATCTTTTCTAAGAACGAAAAGAAGGCCAAAGAGCAAATCCTAAAGTTGGGTTTGAAGCCAGTCCCAGGTATTTCCAGAGTTactttcaagaagaaggacaaCCAAATCTTTGCCATTGACAGACCAGAGGTTTACAAGTCCCAAGGTGGTAACTACGTTGTGTTTGGTGAAGCCAAGATCGATGACTTCCCTCAAAGATTAGCCAAGGCTCAAGAAGCTGCTCAAGCTGAAGGTGTCTTGCCAGCTGGCCAAGATGCTGTCTCCAAGGACCCTCAATCAATCCAAGCTGATATgcaagctgctgctgaCAACGCTGGCAAGGAAGCTCCAGctgatgacgatgacgaagaGGTTGACGAGTCTGACTTGAAGGCTGATGATATCGAAATCGTTATGCAACAAGCTAACGTCACCAGAGCTAAGGCTGCCAAGGCCTTGAAGGCGCATAATGGTGACATTGTTAACGCAATCATGTCTTTGTCCGATTAG
- the LNP1 gene encoding Lnp1p, whose protein sequence is MLRAVRKIIGGDNDVKSVVQKYNKDLSSITNKIHDYEASLKGVDTKRKRVSSAVTYYYLTVLTVVVAYVYVKSSTAAAVLSVIIGLLVLIGIRLVIKRVYQMLSNKYESRIAALRSLHQEKMEELKQKTNFYYTNSLIQRFSSGESGSDDLMLLIDDEVKSKQEQLEKLKAELDRLREDEQLKSQSEDVEAREKWFDKALGLLAGGDDVKNLQSSISLIVCPQCKESRGCYSAVGVPFTYICTNCGYKQDNSTNNSKEPQETDSLTTTETSTN, encoded by the coding sequence ATGCTACGTGCAGTACGAAAGATAATTGGAGGTGATAATGATGTCAAAAGTGTTGTACAAAAGTACAATAAAGACTTATCTTCCATAACTAATAAGATACATGACTACGAAGCAAGTCTGAAAGGTGTAGAtaccaaaagaaagagagtaAGCAGTGCAGTTACCTATTATTACCTTACCGTACTAACAGTTGTAGTTGCATATGTTTACGTGAAGTCTTCTACGGCTGCGGCTGTCCTCAGTGTCATCATTGGGTTACTTGTGTTGATAGGCATCAGGCTAGTTATAAAGAGGGTATATCAGATGCTGAGCAATAAATATGAATCGAGAATTGCGGCTTTAAGATCGTTGCATCAGGAGAAGATGGAAGAGTTGAAGCAGAAGACGAACTTTTATTACACAAATTCGCTGATCCAGCGTTTTTCTAGCGGCGAAAGTGGATCTGATGACTTGATGTTGTtaattgatgatgaagtgAAAAGCAAACAAGAGCAATTAGAGAAGCTTAAGGCAGAGTTGGATCGACTACGCGAGGATGAGCAATTAAAGAGCCAGAGTGAGGACGTTGAAGCCCGTGAAAAGTGGTTTGATAAAGCTTTGGGACTACTTGCTGGTGGAGATGACGTAAAGAATCTACAATCGTCCATTTCGCTTATCGTTTGTCCACAGTGCAAGGAATCGCGTGGATGCTACTCGGCGGTCGGTGTGCCTTTCACGTATATTTGTACCAACTGTGGGTACAAACAGGATAATTCgaccaacaacagcaaggAACCGCAAGAAACCGATTCATTGACCACAACAGAGACAAGCACCAATTGA
- the CTF8 gene encoding Ctf8p produces the protein MPSVDISINKLIDIFSKDADASTTINTPLGHVMIEIQGDLLYPSKRIDPENDVDCRFIRQDGEDMVRFGILSYDLQTRKATLFIGSKQRMLGQIVKIDPPLGVLKFDKEDGTVSLRDVIRYKILFKDRPLPIM, from the coding sequence ATGCCGAGTGTAGACATCTCAATTAACAAATTGATAGATATCTTCTCGAAAGACGCAGATGCCTCAACAACGATCAACACACCATTGGGTCATGTAATGATAGAGATTCAAGGAGACCTTTTATATCCAAGTAAGAGGATTGATCCAGAGAATGATGTCGATTGTAGGTTCATACGACAAGACGGTGAAGATATGGTAAGATTTGGGATTTTGTCTTATGATCTGCAAACGCGAAAGGCGACATTATTTATAGGGAGCAAGCAAAGAATGCTAGGCCAAATTGTTAAAATAGATCCACCGCTAGGAGTATTAAAATTTGATAAAGAGGATGGCACGGTGTCTCTTCGAGACGTTATAAGATATAAGATACTGTTTAAGGATAGACCCTTACCAATTATgtaa
- the MNS1 gene encoding mannosyl-oligosaccharide 1,2-alpha-mannosidase: MKWTVTPIICAVLAITVYQYGARFLQETYKSKDVKFEIESVFLESWTDYRENGWGYDVYGPVSKKGKNMGRSGDPLGWIIVDSIDTMMIMYNKSSDEDHRKQFAAEIQLAEEWVDNTLNYDIDSEVNVFETTIRMLGGLLSAYHCSETYKVGNSTVYLNKAIDLGDRLASSFTQSATGIPYSSINLGSGKAIKNHVDNGASSTAEFTTLQMEMKYLSYITGNSSYWTLSEAVYEPIYKNNNVLGRHYQGLVPIYTNPDTGMFQGSTIRFGSRGDSFYEYLLKQNLLTGESLYRKLYNFSMKGMKRHLLDKSRGNLALTYIGEKEYGLAGPTSSKFDHLVCFMGGLLAMGATDGKPYTEAISSPDWDPTKQSDWDLAQQITKSCYEMYRQIPSGLSPEIVVFNSNYPVYEDNWWVSETKDYFVKPLDRHNIQRPETVESLMFLYHLSGEEKYRHWGYEIFKSFVKHTKVVDEDTETSAYTSLHDVISIPTNKADNMESFWLAETLKYLYLLFDDEVDLTKIVFNTEAHPFPVFDQKRLDELNLTTGWKP, from the coding sequence ATGAAGTGGACAGTAACGCCAATTATTTGTGCAGTATTGGCCATAACTGTTTACCAGTATGGAGCAAGGTTCTTGCAAGAGACGTATAAGTCTAAGGACGTTAAGTTTGAGATTGAGTCGGTCTTCTTGGAATCCTGGACTGATTACAGGGAGAATGGGTGGGGCTATGATGTGTATGGGCCAGTTTCGAAAAAGGGTAAAAATATGGGACGCTCCGGTGATCCATTGGGTTGGATAATTGTTGATTCCATTGAtacgatgatgataatgtACAACAAAAGCTCAGATGAGGACCACAGAAAACAGTTTGCAGCTGAGATTCAGCTCGCTGAAGAATGGGTCGACAACACTTTGAATTACGACATTGATTCCGAAGTTAATGTGTTCGAGACTACGATTAGAATGTTGGGAGGCCTTTTGTCGGCGTACCATTGTTCAGAGACCTATAAGGTTGGTAATTCGACAGTGTACTTAAACAAGGCAATTGATCTCGGTGACAGACTAGCATCTTCTTTCACGCAGTCAGCAACAGGAATTCCATACTCTAGCATAAATTTGGGATCTGGTAAAGCCATAAAGAACCATGTGGACAATGGGGCATCGTCGACTGCTGAATTCACTACATTACAGATGGAGATGAAATACTTGAGTTACATAACAGGGAACTCTTCATATTGGACTCTTTCAGAAGCTGTTTACGAGCCAATctacaaaaacaataacgTTTTAGGTCGTCATTACCAAGGTTTAGTCCCTATCTACACTAATCCAGATACAGGTATGTTCCAAGGATCCACGATTAGATTTGGGTCTCGTGGTGACTCGTTCTACGAATATCTATTGAAACAGAACTTGCTAACGGGGGAGTCTTTGTACCGGAAATTGTATAATTTCTCGATGAAAGGTATGAAGAGACATCTTCTAGATAAAAGTCGAGGCAACCTAGCGCTCACCTACATTGGTGAAAAAGAGTATGGGTTAGCAGGGCCAACTTCTTCTAAATTTGACCATTTGGTATGCTTTATGGGTGGGCTTTTAGCTATGGGTGCCACCGATGGTAAACCATATACAGAAGCAATTAGTAGTCCTGATTGGGACCCAACAAAGCAATCTGACTGGGACTTGGCGCAGCAAATTACAAAATCGTGTTATGAAATGTACCGTCAAATTCCTTCTGGTCTTTCGCCTGAAATCGTTGTTTTCAATAGCAACTACCCTGTTTATGAAGACAACTGGTGGGTCTCAGAAACTAAGGACTATTTCGTCAAGCCTCTTGACAGGCATAACATACAACGTCCTGAAACAGTAGAATCGTTGATGTTTTTATACCACCTTTctggtgaagaaaagtaTAGACATTGGGGCTATGAAATCTTCAAAAGCTTTGTAAAACACACTAAAGTTGTCGACGAAGATACGGAAACATCAGCATATACCTCTTTACATGATGTCATTAGTATCCCAACGAATAAAGCAGATAATATGGAAAGTTTTTGGTTGGCTGAAACACTAAAGTACCTATACTTGCTATTCGATGATGAAGTGGATTTGACCAAAATCGTATTCAATACAGAAGCACATCCTTTCCCAGTGTTTGATCAGAAGAGATTAGATGAGTTGAATTTAACCACCGGCTGGAAACCATAG